The following proteins come from a genomic window of Halorussus halophilus:
- a CDS encoding alkaline phosphatase family protein has translation MADRAQTSMQTLLVGLDAGCLPVLDPLFESGGLPNLQSVFEEGTNGPLESQTPPWTPSAWPSLYTGVNPGKHGVFGFLRFDGYEWDVVNDTHVRERTLWELLDHHGYSSVVVNVPVTHPPREFDGALVPGYTAPENPDCHPDGVLAEIRAEIGEYRVYAPRDATGDEKVEWYRRLSRMRGEAFRYLAAKHDPDFGFVQFQQTDTVFHEFPGDDEKVRGVYEAVDEQIGKIIEECDPDTIVVASDHGMGEYTGHEFRVNEFLRKKGFVQTKQGGEGMPTWSTIANNQLQEGKTGEVDDTGARKPSALERGLAAGAKVGLTSQRIAAALDTVGLADYVAERVPTDAIRAATEQVDFPNSAAYMRDRIELGVRVNLQGREPNGVVPESKYERVRDDLIGHLSEVETPDGRPVFDRVVRREEIFSGPYVDEAPDVVTIPADYDQFLSTRVGDGQFGPPSEPYNHKLEGVVALSGAGVDADAELASAHLFDVTPTILATFGLPAGDRMDGSVLPAVAETGREAYPGFDADARVATDDGDVEARLADLGYLE, from the coding sequence ATGGCTGACCGCGCGCAGACGAGTATGCAGACGTTGTTGGTCGGTCTCGACGCTGGCTGTCTCCCGGTCCTCGACCCGTTGTTCGAGTCGGGCGGGCTCCCCAACCTCCAGTCGGTGTTCGAGGAGGGGACCAACGGCCCGCTAGAGTCACAGACGCCGCCGTGGACGCCGAGCGCGTGGCCGTCGCTGTACACCGGCGTCAATCCCGGTAAGCACGGCGTATTCGGGTTTCTGCGCTTCGACGGCTACGAGTGGGACGTCGTGAACGACACGCACGTCCGAGAGCGAACGCTCTGGGAACTGCTCGACCACCACGGCTATTCGAGCGTCGTCGTGAACGTGCCGGTGACACACCCGCCCCGCGAGTTCGACGGCGCACTCGTGCCCGGATACACCGCACCCGAGAATCCCGACTGTCATCCAGACGGCGTACTGGCCGAGATTCGAGCGGAAATCGGCGAGTATCGGGTGTACGCACCCCGCGACGCGACCGGCGACGAGAAAGTCGAGTGGTATCGGCGACTCTCACGCATGCGCGGGGAGGCGTTCCGCTACCTCGCCGCGAAGCACGACCCGGACTTCGGCTTCGTCCAGTTCCAGCAGACCGACACCGTCTTCCACGAGTTCCCCGGCGACGACGAGAAGGTCCGGGGCGTCTACGAAGCAGTGGACGAGCAAATCGGGAAGATAATCGAGGAGTGCGACCCCGACACCATCGTAGTCGCCAGCGACCACGGCATGGGCGAGTACACCGGCCACGAGTTCCGGGTCAACGAGTTCCTCCGCAAGAAAGGCTTCGTCCAGACCAAGCAGGGCGGCGAGGGGATGCCGACGTGGTCTACCATCGCCAACAACCAGTTGCAGGAGGGAAAGACCGGCGAGGTAGACGACACGGGCGCGAGGAAACCATCCGCGCTGGAGCGCGGACTCGCCGCCGGTGCGAAGGTCGGCCTGACGAGCCAGCGCATCGCGGCCGCACTCGACACGGTCGGACTCGCCGACTACGTGGCCGAGCGAGTGCCGACTGATGCGATTCGCGCGGCGACCGAGCAAGTCGATTTCCCGAACTCGGCGGCCTACATGCGCGACCGAATCGAACTCGGGGTGCGCGTCAATTTGCAGGGCCGGGAGCCGAACGGCGTCGTTCCCGAATCGAAGTACGAACGAGTCAGGGACGACCTGATCGGACATCTTTCCGAAGTGGAGACGCCTGACGGGAGACCGGTGTTCGACCGAGTCGTCCGCCGCGAGGAGATTTTCTCCGGGCCGTACGTCGATGAGGCTCCCGACGTGGTGACGATTCCCGCCGACTACGACCAGTTCCTCTCGACGCGCGTCGGCGACGGGCAGTTCGGCCCGCCGAGTGAACCCTACAACCACAAGTTGGAAGGGGTGGTCGCGCTCTCGGGCGCTGGCGTCGATGCCGACGCCGAACTCGCTTCGGCCCACCTCTTCGACGTGACGCCGACGATACTGGCGACGTTCGGTCTCCCCGCGGGCGACCGGATGGACGGGTCAGTACTGCCCGCCGTCGCCGAAACCGGGCGGGAAGCCTACCCCGGATTCGACGCCGACGCACGAGTAGCAACGGACGACGGCGACGTCGAAGCACGCCTCGCGGACCTCGGATATCTCGAATAA